A section of the Rhodospirillales bacterium genome encodes:
- the pdxT gene encoding pyridoxal 5'-phosphate synthase glutaminase subunit PdxT: MGASPTIGVLALQGAVELHASHIEAAGGLYRAVKTADEIAAADAYILPGGESTTMLKLIDRFGLWDALAENFAAKPVWGICAGAILIAETVWVDGTKTQRQKSFGLLPFSVVRNGYGRQLDSHVAEIDGYPVSFIRAPVFEDVSETARVRAIHRGQPVWVEYGAHMATAFHPELTLDFPSPMHVHFIKSIAREAA; encoded by the coding sequence ATGGGTGCGTCACCCACCATCGGCGTGCTGGCCCTGCAAGGCGCGGTTGAACTGCATGCGTCGCATATCGAGGCGGCAGGCGGGTTGTACCGCGCAGTCAAAACGGCCGACGAGATTGCGGCGGCGGATGCCTATATCCTGCCGGGGGGCGAGAGCACGACGATGCTCAAGCTGATCGACCGGTTTGGGCTGTGGGACGCGCTGGCCGAAAATTTTGCGGCCAAGCCCGTGTGGGGCATTTGCGCCGGCGCGATCCTGATCGCCGAAACCGTATGGGTGGACGGGACGAAAACGCAGCGGCAAAAATCCTTCGGCCTGTTGCCTTTTTCGGTGGTGCGCAACGGGTATGGCCGCCAGCTGGACAGCCATGTCGCGGAAATCGACGGATACCCGGTTTCGTTCATCCGCGCGCCGGTGTTTGAGGACGTGTCAGAAACGGCGCGGGTGCGGGCGATCCATCGCGGGCAGCCGGTATGGGTCGAATACGGGGCGCATATGGCTACCGCGTTCCACCCGGAACTTACGCTGGATTTTCCGTCGCCGATGCATGTGCATTTTATTAAATCCATTGCGCGCGAGGCTGCCTGA
- a CDS encoding histidine phosphatase family protein, protein MPPRKNFLMMRHGESVANAQGYVAGSFDTPLTDLGRQQAAQAEATVYAMRDAIDYIVHSALSRSRETAAIVNRRLGLPAFEVPGLGEQDFGDWRGTDYSAMRQKMADGMEPPSGETRADFYRRAELAVMDALQAAAGTPLIVSHGGIFDALRAHRADDRLNVNNCALYMFRWGGDEGRPEWLMGELP, encoded by the coding sequence ATGCCCCCGCGCAAGAATTTTCTGATGATGCGCCATGGTGAAAGCGTGGCGAACGCGCAGGGCTACGTCGCGGGCAGTTTTGATACGCCACTCACGGATCTGGGGCGTCAGCAGGCCGCCCAGGCCGAGGCCACGGTCTATGCCATGCGCGACGCAATCGATTACATCGTGCACAGCGCGCTGAGCCGATCGCGGGAGACGGCGGCGATCGTGAACAGGCGGCTTGGCCTTCCCGCTTTCGAGGTCCCGGGCCTTGGAGAGCAGGATTTCGGAGACTGGCGGGGCACGGACTATAGCGCCATGCGGCAAAAAATGGCGGACGGTATGGAGCCGCCCTCCGGTGAAACGCGGGCCGATTTTTACCGCCGCGCGGAGCTGGCTGTGATGGACGCGCTGCAGGCCGCTGCCGGGACGCCGCTGATCGTGTCGCATGGCGGGATTTTCGATGCGCTGCGCGCGCACAGGGCCGATGACAGGCTGAATGTTAATAACTGCGCGCTCTATATGTTCCGCTGGGGCGGGGATGAGGGACGCCCGGAATGGTTAATGGGAGAGTTGCCTTGA
- the pdxS gene encoding pyridoxal 5'-phosphate synthase lyase subunit PdxS — MANVINLKTGLAEMLKGGVIMDVVTPDQAKVAEEAGAVAVMALERVPSDIRAAGGVARMSPPELVAQIMDSVSIPVMAKCRIGHFAEAQVLEAIGVDYIDESEVLTPADDEYHIDKHAFKVPFVCGAKNLGEALRRIGEGAALMRTKGEPGTGNIVEAVRHLRAMNQAMRKITTLDDAELMSEAKNLGAPYELVKMVKETGKLPVPNFAAGGIATPADAALCMQLGAETVFVGSGIFKSEKPAKFAKAIVTATAHFNDPKMVLEASKGLGVAMTGIEISKIDEPMRMANRGW, encoded by the coding sequence ATGGCGAATGTCATCAATCTGAAAACCGGTCTTGCGGAAATGCTCAAGGGCGGGGTGATCATGGATGTGGTCACGCCCGATCAGGCCAAGGTGGCGGAGGAGGCCGGGGCGGTCGCGGTCATGGCGTTGGAGCGCGTGCCGTCCGATATTCGCGCCGCAGGCGGCGTCGCCCGCATGTCGCCGCCCGAGCTGGTGGCGCAGATCATGGACTCGGTTTCCATCCCCGTCATGGCGAAATGCCGCATCGGGCATTTCGCCGAGGCGCAGGTGCTGGAGGCCATCGGTGTCGATTATATCGATGAATCCGAGGTGCTGACTCCGGCGGACGACGAATATCACATCGACAAGCATGCTTTTAAGGTGCCGTTTGTGTGCGGTGCCAAAAATCTGGGCGAGGCGCTGCGCCGCATCGGCGAGGGTGCGGCCTTGATGCGCACAAAAGGTGAGCCGGGCACCGGCAACATCGTCGAGGCGGTACGGCATTTGCGCGCGATGAATCAGGCGATGCGCAAAATCACCACGCTGGACGATGCGGAATTGATGAGCGAAGCCAAAAACCTCGGCGCGCCTTACGAGTTGGTGAAGATGGTCAAGGAAACCGGCAAGCTGCCGGTGCCGAATTTCGCGGCGGGCGGAATCGCCACCCCTGCGGATGCGGCCTTGTGCATGCAGCTTGGCGCGGAAACGGTGTTCGTGGGATCGGGCATTTTCAAAAGCGAAAAGCCGGCCAAATTTGCAAAAGCCATCGTTACCGCGACCGCGCATTTCAACGACCCGAAAATGGTGCTTGAGGCTTCCAAGGGGCTGGGCGTTGCCATGACCGGCATCGAGATTTCAAAAATCGACGAACCGATGCGCATGGCCAATCGGGGGTGGTAA
- a CDS encoding CBS domain-containing protein — MPCSAALIKAPVCVKEDVTVKDAMALMSGHGLRTLPVMDGHGRFVGMFGLNVLLDNLLPVSVRMQDGLERLDFLEGASPGVAKRLLKLEKKRVSELMISVADLPTIHAETAIWEGIRMMVVHGSPLAAVDPQTGLFQGLLSEQSVIANLEHVIEEMEKTPDVYFHKNKNNG; from the coding sequence ATGCCGTGCAGTGCCGCGCTTATCAAGGCGCCCGTATGTGTAAAAGAGGATGTCACCGTCAAGGACGCGATGGCGTTGATGTCCGGCCATGGGTTGCGCACCCTGCCGGTGATGGACGGCCATGGCCGGTTCGTAGGCATGTTTGGGCTGAATGTCCTGCTTGATAACCTGTTGCCCGTGTCGGTGCGGATGCAGGATGGGCTGGAGCGGCTGGATTTTCTGGAGGGTGCGTCGCCCGGTGTTGCAAAGCGGCTTTTGAAGCTGGAGAAAAAGCGTGTGTCCGAGCTGATGATCTCCGTTGCCGACTTGCCGACCATCCATGCCGAAACCGCGATCTGGGAAGGCATCCGCATGATGGTGGTGCATGGCAGCCCGCTGGCCGCCGTCGACCCGCAGACGGGCCTGTTCCAGGGATTGCTGAGCGAGCAGTCGGTGATCGCCAATCTGGAGCACGTCATCGAGGAAATGGAAAAAACACCCGATGTGTATTTTCACAAAAACAAAAATAACGGCTGA
- a CDS encoding ArsB/NhaD family transporter — protein MEQATPIFESGWMVVVSLSILGLVYAALILDKLNQAIAALCGAALMILSGVVHQERAFAGIDLNTIFLLIGMMIVVGLTKHSGLFQFVAIRAAQMVRGSPRALLMVLGLLTAVFSAFLDNVTVVMLIVPISLLLAEQLKQDAYPFLFSQIFFSNVGGTATLIGDPPNILIGSSVGLSFMDFLVNLGPPVVLVSAFLVLVFDLIWGRKMKTSMRARYHVLRYNPAAAITDPVMVRQSLFVIALVVAGFIFGRQLEIETGSVALAGAALLLFLHCVRKPAEEQTKRVHKALHEVEWESILFFVGLFIIVAGVREAGVLDWLAERIIALTHGSLPVAGGLIFWTSTAFSAFINNIPYVATLIPVVKGMAADMGGEAAIRPLWWMLAMGACLAGNGTLVGSSANVIVAGFAARAGQPIGFFRFMRLALPLMLATVVIAYGCAWLRYF, from the coding sequence ATGGAACAAGCAACGCCGATTTTTGAAAGCGGCTGGATGGTGGTTGTGTCGCTGTCCATTCTGGGTCTGGTCTATGCCGCGCTGATCCTCGACAAGCTCAATCAGGCGATCGCCGCGCTTTGCGGGGCGGCGCTGATGATCCTGTCGGGCGTCGTGCATCAGGAGCGCGCCTTCGCGGGCATCGACCTCAACACCATTTTCCTTCTGATCGGGATGATGATCGTGGTCGGCCTGACCAAGCATTCTGGGCTGTTCCAGTTCGTCGCGATCCGCGCGGCGCAGATGGTGCGCGGCAGCCCGCGCGCGCTTTTGATGGTCCTTGGCCTTTTGACCGCCGTGTTTTCGGCGTTTCTGGACAATGTCACGGTGGTGATGCTGATCGTGCCGATCAGTCTTTTGCTGGCGGAACAGCTGAAGCAGGACGCCTATCCCTTCTTGTTCAGCCAGATATTCTTTTCCAATGTCGGCGGGACCGCGACGCTGATCGGCGATCCGCCCAACATCCTGATCGGGTCGTCGGTGGGGTTGAGCTTCATGGATTTCCTGGTCAATCTCGGGCCACCGGTCGTGCTGGTCAGCGCGTTTCTGGTGCTGGTCTTCGACCTGATCTGGGGACGAAAGATGAAAACGTCGATGCGCGCGCGTTATCACGTGCTGCGTTACAATCCAGCGGCGGCGATCACGGACCCGGTGATGGTGCGGCAATCGCTGTTCGTCATCGCGCTGGTGGTGGCGGGATTTATTTTCGGCCGCCAGCTTGAAATCGAAACGGGTTCGGTCGCGCTGGCGGGCGCGGCGCTGCTTTTGTTCCTGCATTGCGTGCGCAAGCCGGCGGAAGAACAGACCAAGCGCGTGCACAAGGCGCTGCATGAGGTGGAGTGGGAATCGATCCTGTTTTTCGTGGGATTGTTCATCATCGTCGCCGGCGTGCGCGAGGCCGGGGTGCTCGACTGGCTGGCCGAACGCATCATCGCGCTGACCCATGGCAGTTTGCCGGTCGCGGGCGGTTTGATCTTCTGGACATCGACCGCGTTTTCCGCGTTCATCAACAACATTCCCTATGTCGCGACACTGATCCCGGTGGTCAAGGGCATGGCGGCCGATATGGGCGGTGAGGCCGCGATCCGTCCGTTGTGGTGGATGCTGGCGATGGGGGCGTGTCTGGCCGGGAACGGCACGCTGGTGGGGTCGAGCGCCAATGTCATCGTCGCCGGATTCGCCGCGCGCGCAGGACAGCCGATCGGGTTTTTCCGCTTCATGCGTCTGGCGTTGCCGTTGATGCTGGCGACCGTGGTCATCGCTTATGGCTGTGCCTGGCTGCGGTATTTTTAG